The DNA region TGTTATTGACTACACTGGACCGAATATTTGATCACTTATTATATTTGTAATATATCGACAACTATGCAAGTATTTATGGTTTTGTAGGAAATTGATGATCCGAACGAAAAGATAAAGAACACCGCATTGGAAGAGTACAAGAAAAAAGCTACAATAATAGTGGAAGAATACTTTGCAACCGATGATGTTGTTGCAACAATGAGTGAACTTAGAGAAATCGGTAAACCGGAATACAGTTACTATTTCGTCAAAAAGCTTGTTTCGATGTCGATGGACAGACACgacaaagaaaaagaaatggCTGCCATTCTCTTATCTGCACTTTATGCCGACATCATTCATCCTTCGCAAGTTTACAAAGGATTCACCAAGTTAGTCGAGTCGGCTGATGATTTGATCGTAGATATACCAGACACGGTGGATATTCTAGCGCTTTTCATAGCTAGAGCTGTTGTTGATGACATCCTTCCACCGGCATTTTTGAAGAAGCAGATAGCAAACTTACCGAATGATTCTAAAGGTGCTGAGGTTTTAAAGAAAGCCGAGAAAAGCTATCTGACAGCACCTTTACACGCCGAAATCATCGAGCGGCGTTGGGGAGGTAGCAAGAATACAACAGTTGATGATGTGAAGGCAAGGATAAACAATTTCTTGAAAGAGTATGTAGTAAGTGGCGACAAGAAAGAAGCTTTTCGATGCATCAAAGAATTGAAAGTTCCGTTTTTCCATCACGAGATAGTGAAAAGAGCTCTTATAATGGCGATGGAAAAGCGACAAGCGGAAACACCGTTACTAGACCTATTGAAAGAAGCAGCCGAAGAAGGTTTCATCAACACAAGCCAAATGTCAAAAGGGTTCAGCAGGCTGATTGAAACTGTCGATGATTTATCACTCGACATACCGAACGCGCGCGGAATACTTCAACAACTGATAGCGAAAGCGGCTTCCGAAGGTTGGTTATCTGTCTCATCACTAAAATCACTTACAACCGAGGATGAAAAGAACACGATACAAGAAAATGTTGCAAGAAGTTTCAAGATGAAAACACAATCCATCATTCAAGAGTACTTCTTATCGGGTGATATATTCGAAGTGAATAATTGTTTAGAACAAGAGAACAACAAAAACTGCGGGGAACTAAACGCAATCTTTGTTAAAAAACTAATAACTCTAGCAATGGACAGAAAGAATAGAGAGAAGGAAATGGCTTCCGTGTTACTTTCATCGCTTTGTTTTCCACCTGATGATGTCGTGAGCGGTTTCGTGATGCTAATTGAATCAGCAGACGATACCGCTTTAGACAATCCTGTCGTTGTTGAAGATCTCGCGATGTTTCTAGCAAGATCAGTAGTCGATGAAGTTTTAGCACCACAACAGCTCGAAGACGTTGGAACACAATGTATAAGCCAAGATTCAATTGGAAGCAAAGTGCTTTTAATGGCGAAATCATTGCTAAAAGCTAGACTCGCTGGCGAGAGAATCTTGAGGTGTTGGGGTGGAGGTGGAAGTAGCAGACCTGGATGGGAGATCGAAGACGTTAAAGACATGATCGGGAAATTGTTGGAGGAATATGAATCGGGCGGCGATATAAAAGAGGCTTGTAGATGCATGAAAGAGTTAGGTATGCCATTTTTTCATCATGAGGTTGTTAAGAAAGCTATGGTGA from Lathyrus oleraceus cultivar Zhongwan6 chromosome 1, CAAS_Psat_ZW6_1.0, whole genome shotgun sequence includes:
- the LOC127127832 gene encoding MA3 DOMAIN-CONTAINING TRANSLATION REGULATORY FACTOR 2, which produces MDFKDDHVSKEHREVHLSAAESVDPVSVSPIQLSSPKSPPKSPGSSNAQVKGSSLSPKNNRQSHSPKDGSPKKGGSGGKGTWGGLLETETDDMNVLDLKDPNYSSAEEIDDPNEKIKNTALEEYKKKATIIVEEYFATDDVVATMSELREIGKPEYSYYFVKKLVSMSMDRHDKEKEMAAILLSALYADIIHPSQVYKGFTKLVESADDLIVDIPDTVDILALFIARAVVDDILPPAFLKKQIANLPNDSKGAEVLKKAEKSYLTAPLHAEIIERRWGGSKNTTVDDVKARINNFLKEYVVSGDKKEAFRCIKELKVPFFHHEIVKRALIMAMEKRQAETPLLDLLKEAAEEGFINTSQMSKGFSRLIETVDDLSLDIPNARGILQQLIAKAASEGWLSVSSLKSLTTEDEKNTIQENVARSFKMKTQSIIQEYFLSGDIFEVNNCLEQENNKNCGELNAIFVKKLITLAMDRKNREKEMASVLLSSLCFPPDDVVSGFVMLIESADDTALDNPVVVEDLAMFLARSVVDEVLAPQQLEDVGTQCISQDSIGSKVLLMAKSLLKARLAGERILRCWGGGGSSRPGWEIEDVKDMIGKLLEEYESGGDIKEACRCMKELGMPFFHHEVVKKAMVKTIEKKNERLWGLLKECFESGLITMNQMVKGFGRVEEALDDLALDVPDAKNQFGFYVEKAKNEGWLDSSFCYNNAIENGTS